The sequence below is a genomic window from Anaerocolumna chitinilytica.
GGCAGTTCTATAATAAGTACCAACTTCCGTAAATCCAAACTTCTTATGTAGTGCTACACTGCCTTCATTCGGTACACAAATAAGAGAATAAATATTATAAACTCCCTGCGCCTGAACTAATTCAAAGAGAGCCTTATAGAGTGCTGTCCCAATTCCCTTCTTATGCTGGGAATCTTTTATATATACGGAACATTCACAGTCCCAAGCGTATGCAGCTCTTTCTCTGTGTAAAGAGCAGTAAGCATATCCAGCAATTTCTCCATCAATGGTATATACCAGCCAAGGATATTGAAAAGATATTTTTCTGATTCTTTCCTGGAATATTTCAAGAGGAACTTTATCGTATTCAAAGGAAATTACTGTATTTAAGATATAAGGTTCATAAATAGCATAGATTTCTTTCGCATCTTCTAAAGTAGCCAATCTGATTTCTGTTTTTGCCATATTAATTTCCATTGCCCGTCGCATAATACGAATACTATAGCGGCATCCTTTCTTTTAATCGCTTTTAGTTTTTTTTAGATTTCTCTTCTGCCATTATTATTCTATCTGTCTCTTTGGTTTTCATTTCCCAGCATGAGTAAATAAAAAGGCTCCTATACCTACTGCTATAGTGATATTCAAAGAATCCACCTCAGGAGATTGCGGAATGCAGACACTGGTACCAGCCTTTAAGTAGGAATCATCAAGTCCTGTTGCCTCATTACCGAAGACCAAAGAAAAAAGTTCACTCCGAGGGCAATTTTGTATCTCCAAGGTATTCTCACCGTTTAGCATAAATGTGAATACTTCCTGCTTCTTATATTTTGCTCGATACTCTTCAAAAGAATCAAACAACTGAACCCTTAACTTAAATAGCCCACCCATAGAGGCTCTGATTACCTTAGGGTTAAATATATCTGCACAAGGAGTTATTAATGCGATATCCTTAATTCCAAGGCCCAGGGCAGTACGAAGTATAGTACCCAGATTCCCCATATTACTTGGATTTACAAGAACAATATGGGAGGTATCCTCTTTTAAGGTATCGGTATATTTATCAAACACGCCTAAAACATAGCAGTTTTCTTTATCACTGACCTTTGAAAAGAGTTTATCATCAGAAAGTACCGAAATATTGTTCTCCCTGCAGATTTTTTGAATACTTTCCTTATCCGTATAACCGGAATGAATA
It includes:
- a CDS encoding GNAT family N-acetyltransferase, with translation MAKTEIRLATLEDAKEIYAIYEPYILNTVISFEYDKVPLEIFQERIRKISFQYPWLVYTIDGEIAGYAYCSLHRERAAYAWDCECSVYIKDSQHKKGIGTALYKALFELVQAQGVYNIYSLICVPNEGSVALHKKFGFTEVGTYYRTAYKFNEWRDLLVMEKHLRETEGAPGKLIPVNELEKDFVKEVLKKYV
- a CDS encoding TrmH family RNA methyltransferase, with product MHQVLSIGNNKKVSDVKTKEMEQNMEAVKPYKKGSDYSYSLGAFPTYELIAGKKERVRGVYIHSGYTDKESIQKICRENNISVLSDDKLFSKVSDKENCYVLGVFDKYTDTLKEDTSHIVLVNPSNMGNLGTILRTALGLGIKDIALITPCADIFNPKVIRASMGGLFKLRVQLFDSFEEYRAKYKKQEVFTFMLNGENTLEIQNCPRSELFSLVFGNEATGLDDSYLKAGTSVCIPQSPEVDSLNITIAVGIGAFLFTHAGK